A stretch of the Planktothricoides raciborskii GIHE-MW2 genome encodes the following:
- the dnaA gene encoding chromosomal replication initiator protein DnaA: MATPLEHLWNQVLERLQLQLSRPTFETWIKTAKAEQLENYCLVIRTPNPFARNWLQKYYVKTIAEVVQEILQHPVEIYITTDQAEIVCGTEAAEYIWPSPTPGGGIETSLGPRPRPSELNLKYNFSSFVVGSNNRMAHAASLAVAESPGREFNPLFLCGGVGLGKTHLMQAIGHYRLEIAPNTRIFYVSTEQFTNDLIVAIRKDSMQSFREHYRAADVLLVDDIQFIEGKEYTQEEFFHTFNTLHEAGKQVVLAADRPPNQIPRLQERLCSRFSMGLIADIQPPDLETRMAILQKKAEYENMRLPRDVIEYIARQFTSNIRELEGALIRTVAYISISGLPMTVQNIAPILNPQTEKLEATPEAVMNAVISIFGVSMEELKGNSRRREISQARQIAMYLMRQHTDLSLPKIGEEFGGKDHTTVLYSCEKIAQRIQQDPDLANILRQLNDRIHLANRQGSESAPHRYRDR, from the coding sequence GTGGCAACTCCCCTGGAACATCTTTGGAATCAAGTGCTCGAACGCTTACAACTACAATTGAGTCGTCCGACCTTTGAAACCTGGATTAAAACAGCAAAGGCGGAGCAATTAGAAAACTACTGTTTAGTGATTAGAACCCCGAACCCCTTTGCGCGAAATTGGTTGCAGAAATACTATGTCAAAACCATTGCTGAGGTAGTTCAGGAGATTTTGCAACATCCAGTGGAAATTTATATTACAACGGATCAAGCGGAAATTGTTTGTGGCACAGAAGCTGCCGAATATATTTGGCCTTCACCAACTCCCGGAGGAGGGATAGAAACCAGTCTTGGGCCTCGACCCCGCCCATCAGAACTGAATCTTAAATATAATTTTTCTAGTTTTGTGGTCGGTTCTAATAATCGTATGGCTCATGCGGCATCTTTGGCCGTGGCTGAGTCTCCGGGACGGGAGTTTAATCCCCTATTTCTCTGTGGGGGAGTGGGTTTGGGCAAAACTCATTTAATGCAGGCGATCGGGCATTATCGCTTAGAAATTGCTCCCAACACCCGCATATTTTATGTTTCCACAGAACAATTTACCAATGATTTAATTGTGGCTATCCGCAAAGATAGTATGCAAAGTTTCCGCGAACATTATCGGGCAGCGGATGTGTTATTAGTCGATGATATTCAGTTTATTGAAGGAAAAGAATATACCCAAGAAGAATTTTTTCACACCTTTAATACCTTACATGAAGCGGGTAAGCAAGTGGTGTTAGCTGCCGATCGCCCTCCCAATCAAATTCCCCGATTACAAGAACGTTTATGCTCCCGATTTTCTATGGGATTAATTGCGGATATTCAGCCCCCGGATTTAGAAACTCGCATGGCAATTTTGCAAAAAAAAGCCGAATATGAAAATATGCGATTGCCCCGGGATGTGATTGAATATATTGCCAGACAGTTCACTTCCAATATTCGGGAATTAGAAGGAGCATTAATTCGCACCGTGGCTTATATTTCCATTTCTGGATTACCTATGACCGTGCAGAATATTGCTCCGATTTTAAATCCCCAAACCGAAAAGCTAGAAGCGACTCCAGAAGCGGTAATGAATGCGGTGATTTCTATATTTGGGGTTTCTATGGAAGAGTTAAAAGGAAATTCCCGCCGTCGAGAAATTAGTCAAGCTCGTCAAATTGCCATGTATTTGATGCGGCAACATACCGACTTAAGCTTGCCGAAAATTGGCGAAGAATTTGGCGGCAAAGACCATACTACGGTACTGTATAGTTGTGAAAAAATTGCCCAGCGAATCCAGCAAGACCCGGATTTAGCCAATATTTTACGCCAGTTAAACGATCGCATTCATTTAGCCAATCGTCAAGGGAGCGAAAGTGCTCCGCACCGCTATCGCGATCGCTAA